The Paenibacillus spongiae nucleotide sequence CGGCATTGTCTCTAGCAATCAAACAAGGGAATCATAATGTGGCGGAGCTTCTTCGGGATAATGGTGCGTTGAGCTAAGTATCAGGGCTATGACGATCGCAGTCAGGACTCGCGTCGCAATGACATTCTGAATGCGGAATCGTGCAAATTACTTTCGCCGGGTTGCGGGTTGACAATCCGTTATGAAGTAACTACAATGGTTACAACGGTGGTGATGCTAGTGAAACAGATTAGTAGCAGATTCTCCATTGCTGTCCACATCCTTTCTCTAATTGCCGTTAGCTCCAAAGATTGCACCGGCGATTTCATTGCGGGCAGCGTGAATACGAATCCTGTTATCATCCGCAGAATTATGGGAATGCTCAAGAAGGCGGGTTTGGTGGACGTACGTCCCGGGGTGGGCGGCGCTACCTTGCTTAAGGAACTCGATGAGATTACGCTGCTGGACGTTTACCGCGCCGTGGAAGTCATCGAGGAGGGGCAGCTGTTTAATTTTCACGATGAACCGAATCCCGACTGCCCGGTGGGCAGAAACATCGAAGCCGCGCTTCGTTCAGAGTTGGATGCAGCACAATCCGCGATGGAACAACGGTTGGCTCAAGTCAGTTTAAGCCGGCTAATCGCTCAGTTTGAATAAAAAAAGCTCTTAGAGCTTTTTTTACGCCTTTGTTATAACCAAAGTCGTTATAACGACAGGGTTGGAATAAATTCGACAATTGGGAGGAATTACGATGAAAATCATGGTGACAGGCGGAACGGGGAAATTGGGATCGATGGTCATGGAAACGTTATTGGAAACCGTGCCGGCCAAGGATCTGGCCGTCAGCGTCCGCAACTCGGAGAAAGCGGAAAGTCTTCGCATTCGCGGGGTCGACGTTCGGCTTGGGGATTTCGACCGACCGGATACGCTGGATAAAGCGTTCGCGGGTATCGATCGCCTCTTGATCGTCTCCACGGACGGCGACAACGAAACGCGGATTCGCCAGCATGCCGCTTCCGTTGCGGCAGCTCAGCGCGCTAATGTCGAATTCATTGCGTATACAAGCCTTGCGAATGCAAGCGAGAACACGATTTTCCTAGCGCCGGTGCATCGTGCCACGGAGGAGGCCATTGTGAAAACAGGGATTCCGTATTCCTTTCTTCGCAACAACTGGTACTTGGAGAACGAGACCGGCAGCATTCAAGCGGTCCTTGGAGGAGCGCCTTGGCTGACTTCCGCGGGCTCCGGCAAAGTAGGCTGGGCGACCCGCCAAGATTATGCCCATGCGGCAGCTGCGGTACTGGTTGGCGAAGGCCACGAGAATACCGTTTATGAACTGTCCGGCAAGCTTACGACACAAGAAGAATTGGCAGCGGCTCTAGCGGGGGTCTTGGGCCGGGAAGTTCCCGTTCAACAAGTGGATGACGCCGCTTATGCCGGCATCATGAGCAGCGCTGGCGTGCCTGAACCGGTCGTGCCGTTTCTCGTCGGGATTCAGAGCGCGATCCGGGAGGGCGCATTGGAAGTCGAGAGCCGCGATTTTGAGAAGCTGCTTGGACGTCCGGCTGCGCCTATTGAAGAGGGTCTTCGTGGAATCGTCAGCGAAATTCAGTCATGATGGAGTGCGCGATGCAGTTATAGAGGCTGTCCCGGAAGGTCTGTATATGACCTGAGGGACAGCTTTTTTACGAGTAAGCGGCATGATTCATCCGATTCATTTTTTCCAGAAATGGCAGGCAACTGTTTGGCTTGTATTCGATAAATATTTGAATAAGAGCCGAGGAGCTGCAGCCAGGCGACCGGATCGTCGTCACCATTAAACGAGTGGGCATTAACGGCGATGGGGTCGGCTATTACCTCCGAAAGACGGTTTTCATCGATGGCGCCATCATTGGGGAAGTGGTGAAAGCCGAAGTGTCGCAAGTCGACGCTTCATCTACGTCTCCTTCAACCCGTCGACATTGGCGAAGGATTGCAAAAATGCTGATCGAAGGCGGCTATGAAGTCAAATGGGTGCAGCCCGTGGATATGTTTCCGAAGACGAGCCATGTGGAGTCGTTCATATTGATGGTTCGAAAATGAGATGTGACAGTATCGCTCAAATGTAATGTTGATGAAGTTTTAGGTTGCTGTACCCTTTGCCGCATCCGGTGAAAGGCCTAAATCAATCGCATTATCGCCTGAGTTATTTACTTTTAGATGCTATACTCCCTAGCAACAAGGAAATTAATATGACCAATAATGCCAACCACGTCTTTGAATCGATCTGATCTCCTAATAAAACTGTACCGAGAATAACGCCAATCACGGGAACAAAATAATTGGTCAAGGATGCAAAGGCCGCTCCGGATTGTTGAATGAGCAAATTAAACATCATATATACGATTCCTGCATGGAAAATTCCAAGAATTAGAAGGCACAGCATTTCTGTGGAAGTAAGCCTGATGCTTAGCGGGCTCTCCAATATAAAGCTAGCTGGAATCAAGACAACAGATGCGATAAAAAGTATATTTCTCATTGCCAGCACCGAAGACATGGGCGGCAGTTTTTCAATCAGGACCAAAGAAATCGCAAAGCTTAATGAAGCAAAAATCAAAGCGGCCATTCCCCATAAACTTTGATTCGTAATATCGATCGTTAAAGAGGGAAGAATGATAAGGAGAATACCAACAAAACCAACGCCAATACTAATAAAGTGCATCAAACGCAATCGGCTGACTTTAAAGAAAAATAAGATAAGCAGCGTGAAAATAGGGATTGTTCCCATAATAATAGAAGCCATGCTGCTGGATACTCTTTGCTGTCCCCACCCAATTAAGAAAAAGGGAATAATCGCTTCAAAAAATGCTATGGCGGCATAAAGCAGCATTAATCTTTTCCTGGGATATCTTAGAAAAATCGGACTTTGCTCTTTCTTGGAAAATAAAATATAGATTAACGTTAGTGTTATTGCGCCAACAAATGCTTTTGCTGCAGCAAGTGTAACAGGTGACACACTGGAAATAATGATATCCGTAAAGAAAAATTGTGAACCCCAGATGAAGCTAATTCCTATTAGAAATATAACTCCTTTTATTTTCATACGAACGATCTCCTCGACTATTTACATTCGACTCGTTTTAGAATGCAATTGTTTTTTATTCGTACCCAACACTCCTGCGATGATCATTAGGGTACCGATCAAATGGTAAATCGTAATATGCTCCTTTAAAATTAAAGCACCAGCCATGATGGAAATTAGCGTCGATAAATTACTGAACACGCTAACTTTAGAAGCTTCGAGCCGTGATAATGCAAAGCTTGATAAAAGTGTGGTTCCTACAGAGGATATTACACCTAAGTATAGGAGTGCGATCACATAAGCGGGTTGAGTAAACGGCTGAAAAAATGTATACATTGTTCCTGCCGCTGTATGCCGAACGAGCGAAGCGGCCATGAATACAATAAAGCCCATCCCCATTGTTATGAAGGTGATCTCCATCGGCGCGTATTTTTTGGCAAGAGGACGGGCCAAGACGCTATAACCTGCAAATGAAAGCGCAGATAAGACCAGTAAGGAGATGCCGCCCAGATTCGTTGTACTCAGACCACTCCCACCTTTCATGACGAAAATCAATACGACGCCCGCCACAGACAGGAACAAAGACAGCTTCTGTATTAGGCTTGTTCGTTCTTTTAAGAAATAAGAAGCGAGGATCAAGGTAAAAATAGGAACGGTTGCCTGAATTATACCTGCCTCCGATGAAGAAGTGTTGATTAATCCATATGTCTGAAAGGCGAAGAACAACACAGGTGAAAACAGGCCTAAAGGAATGATTCTCCATATGTCGCTTAATGAAAACCGAAGATGAACCCAACCGAACAAAAAAGGAATGCTCACAGCAATCAATCCGATAAAAAAACGATGAGCCAGCACATCCAAAGGATGAGCTTCCGTAACGGTTAGTTTAACAAACAAAAATGAAAATCCGATAATGACCGCATAGGCAATCGCCGCCATGTAAGCGGCAAGGTTTGTTCGTTTTACGTTTTTCATGGTCTGCCTCCTCACGTATAGAATGACTTTCCGCTATCCAATTTAAACATGAGGAACCTGATGCTACAATAAATAAAAAGTGCATCTGTACCGATACAGATGCACGTGGGAGCGAATGAAGTGCATAAATTTTTTCTTATCGTTAAGGAATTAGATTGTTAGCAGAACGTCCCAAATATCAAAGGAGGCAAAAACATTATGAAAATCATTGTTACCAGTATATTCGTTCAAGATCAAGACAAGGCATTGGAGTTTTATACAGAAACGCTGGGCTTTGTAAAAAAGCATGACGTTCCCGTCGGAGAATTTAGATGGATAACGCTTGTTTCCCCCGATGAGCAGGACGGTATCGAGCTTTTACTCGAACCGAATAACCATCCTGCCGCCAAAGAGTATCAAAAGAAGATATTTGCCGATGGCATCCCGGCAACAATGTTTGGCGTTGCGGATGTTAATAACGAGTATAAACGGTTATTGGAAAACGGCGTGAAGTTTACTATGGAGCCGACAAAAATGGGCGAACTCACAATAGCTGTCTTCGACGATACATGCGGCAACCTTATTCAGATTGCGCAGAAGTAACTTCATGACGAAATGAAACAACTTGATGTTAACCCCTGGATGGGGTTATACCTATATAAGGTCTAGAATGAGGTGGCTCATTCTTTGGAGAAAATCGACATTAACAGTGAATCATGGTAAGAGCAGTTTGCAGTGCGGGCTGTTCTTTTTCTAATGGAATCTCTAAAAGGATACGAGATATATTGATGCCGGGAATCGGTAAAATGAGAAATTGAGTTTTGGCACTTCCGTTATGGATTGTATGGTTTAATTAAGGGTAAACCTCCAAAAAGTAGGAAATATTAAACCGAAATGTGAAGTGGACATTCGAACCTCAGTTTTGATGCCGCGGCAGTATGATCGGTATAAGATTCATAGAGAACAACCGCAGAAAAAGGGGGAGAATTGAAAGCTCATTCATTGGAAATATTGTTTTAAGGAACCACCTGCTTTAACATTGCGATTGAGGCTGCATAAGAATGTCGCGCAATTTGCAATTATTAAAGTTCTGAAAAATTCTTAATGTCGGCAAAGCTCGCTTTTAATTGAATGGGTTTGCAGCATTATGCTACAGTATTGGGGCGCAGCATACGGATTGTAGCGGCCTATAGCCGATCTGTATCGAATCGGTTCGGAATGCATGGCCGCATTTTATTTATAATTTGGTTTGTAGCCAGAAGGGAAAAGATGAGAAGACGTCAGTTCCTTCGCTTCATCTTCATGTTCTCCTTTATTCTTCTCCGTAGTGCGCTCCTAATCAAAAAAAATGCACGAGTTGACGACGATTTCGGGTTAACCCCCTGAAATAAAACTTCACTCCGAATGCTTATATATAACATTGCTAGTCATACAACAAGATTACAGACATGAGGAAGATTGCAATGAAAAAGTTATTCAAAAGCGGTTTTGTCAAATTAGGACTTATTGTTGTAATTGCGGGTGGAGCAGCCGCTTATTGGTTGATGCCGCCTGTTGCCAAGGTAGAAAGCGCCGAACTAGGTGAAGGCTTTAATGTGAAATTTAAAACGAACGGGACTCAAATCGAACAATTTCAAAACCAATCATGGAAACCTTATTTTGCCAAAGGGGTCAACATGGGAGCTGCCGTTCCAGGACATTTCCCCGGCGAACTTGAGATTTCGAAAGATGACTATATGAGATGGTTTGAAATGATTCAAGATATGGGTGCCAACGTCATTCGCGTGTACACTATTCTAAAACCGGAGTTTTACGAATCTTTGGTCCGATATAACGCTAAGCACCCGGATAATCCGCTCTTTTTCATTCAAGGGGTATGGAGTCCGGAAGAACAATTGATTGCAGGTCAAAACGCCTTCGATCCGAAAGTCAAACAGAAGTTTGAAAAAGAGGTTCGAGAGGCTGTAGAAGCGGTATACGGAAATATCGATCTTGAAGCTGAGGCGCATTCCGGAAAAGCCAGCGGTAATTATGTATTTAATGCAGGGCCCTATCTCATGGGATGGATCGTCGGCACAGAATGGGATCCGGTTATGGTGGATAAGACGAATAAGAGCAATCCGGGTGTAGCGGATTATAAAGGAGAACATTTTCAAAGCAAACCCGGGGCGAATCCTTTTGAAAAATGGCTGGCCGAGATGGTCGACATAACAGCCCGAACAGAAGCTAAGCACGGATGGCAGCATCCGATTGCATTCTCGAATTGGGTGACCACCGACCCGCTTGAGCATCCAGGCGAGCCATTGGTTGCTGAAGATATGGTCAGTGTCGATCCGACGCATATCGAAGCCGTAGATTGGGATGCCGGTTATTTTGCTTCCTATCACGTTTACCCGTATTACCCTGATTTCTTTACCTTCGACAAATCGTTTCAAACGATGAAGAACGATCAAGGTGAAGTGGATAGCTACAAAACCTATCTTCACAAGCTGAAGAAATACCATAACGATATGCCGGTTATGATTACCGAGTTTGGCGTTCCCGCCTCGCAAGGCGTTGCCCATACAGGCATGCTGGGACGCAATCAGGGAGGGCACGACGACAAGACGCAAGGGGAAATAGATGCGGATATGTTCCGTCAAATCCATCAGGAGGGATACTCCGGCGCGATCTTGTTTACATGGCAGGACGAGTGGTTCAAGAAAACCTGGAACACGATGCACTACGATATTCCTGACCGGCGGGCTTATTGGTATAACGCGCTCACGAATGAATCCCATTTTGGGGTACTCGGCATGTATCCAAGTAAAGATGATGTGATTCACATTGACGGGGATGCTTCGGACTGGGACAAGCTCGATAATGGGGATAAAGCCAAGCTTGATATGCAAATCGAAGGTTTTAATGAAATATGGGCCACGCATGATGAAGGATATTTATACCTCTCGGCCAAGTTATCAGAACCTTTAGATTTATCAAAAAATTCCATCTATTTCGGATTCGATACTTTAAAGGGCGGCAATCGCCATGCGCCTCAGCTCCAAGGAAAGACGCTGGATGAAGGATTGGAAACTTTAATCGAACTCGATAACAAGGATAAAGGGCAGATGATGATTGCCTCCAATTATGACTTCCATACCCGATTCTATGGCAAGCTATCGAACATATTGGCCTATGATCCAAAAGAATTGCAGGACGATAGCGGACTCTTTAATCCATGGAAATTGGTCGTCAATTATTTGCTCGAATATCCGGATTCCCGCGTCGATCATCCCTTCGGCGATATTGAAGTAGGAGACTTGCTGAGAGGAACCAGCGATCCGCAAGATCCGAACTATAATTCAAAGGCGATGTGGCAGGCAAAAGGGAATGTACTGGAAATTCGTATTCCGTGGATGCTGCTCGGGTTCAGTGATCCAAGTTCGCTCAGTGCCATTAGTTACAAAGATACGGGAACGAAAGAATTTGAATCCGTGAAAGTCGAGGGCGTTCGCATTGTTCCATGGATCGTCACCAAGGATTCGAAGGAAGTCATCGGACTCGAAGGCAGCAACCCCTATCCGGTATCGAAGCTTCCGCTTTACACGTGGAAAAGGTGGGAAGATATCGACGTCAACTATGTGGAACGCCCAAAACAAAGTTATTCGATTATGCAAAAAGCGATGCGCGAAGTGAATCAACCGGCATCCGAGTAAAATGAATGAAGGAAGGATTCTAATTGTGTATATCAACATCGAAGTGGCGATCAAATTTCTATACGTACTCATTATTTTGAACATTATATTCGCCGTCGTGGTTTATGCCATGAAAATCAATAGTATGATACGAACCGGAAAGGAACGCAGGTTTGAGGTCAAAATCAAAGATTACTTCACCTATGTCCTGGTCAATATCGAAGGAGAAGAACCTTTGAACGTTCCGCCGTTTCCATTGAACAAAGTCGAACAAGAAGTGATGCAAGAACGCTTGAACGATATGATCGAAAACTTTACCGGAACGCCTCGCGAAAAATGCATGGAGCTCTGCAAACGCTTGGGACTGGTACAAGTTCATCTGGACCGTTTGAACAAAGGTTCTTATGCTGTGAAAATCGATGCGGCCTATCACTTAGGCTGCATGAGAGTTCAGGAAGCCGTTCCGGATTTGCTCAAGCTTCTCCAAACGCATAAACGGAATTCTACCCTCTTTGTCATCGCCCGTTCGATTGCGAAATGCGCTCGCGATGAACAGGATGTCAAGGAAATGGTTCAGATTCTTCTGAGACATAACAAAGGGTTTTATGATTTGCTTGTCGACATGGTTAAAGAAGCGGATATCGACCATGGAGCTCTGTTTGCCGAATTCATTCAACGGGAAAGCAATCCTTTCATACAAATCGGGTTGTCCGGATTGAAAGACTATACCGAGCCGACGGTGGCATCAGCCGTCTATCGTCTCATCGATTCACCGGACAGAGCCATTCAATATAAAGCCGTGGAAATCTATTTGAAATCGGTGCACTTTATACCCAGAAACGTCGTTCAAAAGCTGCTTCAGCATCCGATGGATGAAGTGCGTGTCCTCACGGTCCGAGCGATTGCCGAACTGAAACTGGTTACGTATATCGATGTCATGAGAGACGCATTATTGGATGAAAGCAAGCGAGTATCCGATGCCAGTGCGAAAGGATTATTGCTTCTTGGAGAAGAAGGAATTGCCGAATTGTGCGGAGTCACCGCAGAAGTAAGAGGGTCTGAGCAAGGGGGATACCTCCAAATGCTTATTGAGGAAGAAATCAAATCTCTTTCGATGCAGCTCCATGACCTTGATCAACTAACACGATACAATTCGCTCGCTTACCATTACGAAAAAACACTCGGCAAGAACAAACGAATCTATCGTGTTGTGTAGCTTATCGGTTTAGGAGGAAACAAAGAATGAGGATGCTGGATTATTATTTGCAGCAAGCAACGGACTTCTTACGAGAATTTTTATTGGGATACGGCTACTTCGCCATGTATTATTCATTGATTATTACGTTCATTTATTTCCTGATCTTCGGTCTATCGATTCGTCATACGTACCCTCTCCAAAG carries:
- a CDS encoding DMT family transporter; this translates as MKIKGVIFLIGISFIWGSQFFFTDIIISSVSPVTLAAAKAFVGAITLTLIYILFSKKEQSPIFLRYPRKRLMLLYAAIAFFEAIIPFFLIGWGQQRVSSSMASIIMGTIPIFTLLILFFFKVSRLRLMHFISIGVGFVGILLIILPSLTIDITNQSLWGMAALIFASLSFAISLVLIEKLPPMSSVLAMRNILFIASVVLIPASFILESPLSIRLTSTEMLCLLILGIFHAGIVYMMFNLLIQQSGAAFASLTNYFVPVIGVILGTVLLGDQIDSKTWLALLVILISLLLGSIASKSK
- a CDS encoding DMT family transporter yields the protein MKNVKRTNLAAYMAAIAYAVIIGFSFLFVKLTVTEAHPLDVLAHRFFIGLIAVSIPFLFGWVHLRFSLSDIWRIIPLGLFSPVLFFAFQTYGLINTSSSEAGIIQATVPIFTLILASYFLKERTSLIQKLSLFLSVAGVVLIFVMKGGSGLSTTNLGGISLLVLSALSFAGYSVLARPLAKKYAPMEITFITMGMGFIVFMAASLVRHTAAGTMYTFFQPFTQPAYVIALLYLGVISSVGTTLLSSFALSRLEASKVSVFSNLSTLISIMAGALILKEHITIYHLIGTLMIIAGVLGTNKKQLHSKTSRM
- a CDS encoding HEAT repeat domain-containing protein, producing MYINIEVAIKFLYVLIILNIIFAVVVYAMKINSMIRTGKERRFEVKIKDYFTYVLVNIEGEEPLNVPPFPLNKVEQEVMQERLNDMIENFTGTPREKCMELCKRLGLVQVHLDRLNKGSYAVKIDAAYHLGCMRVQEAVPDLLKLLQTHKRNSTLFVIARSIAKCARDEQDVKEMVQILLRHNKGFYDLLVDMVKEADIDHGALFAEFIQRESNPFIQIGLSGLKDYTEPTVASAVYRLIDSPDRAIQYKAVEIYLKSVHFIPRNVVQKLLQHPMDEVRVLTVRAIAELKLVTYIDVMRDALLDESKRVSDASAKGLLLLGEEGIAELCGVTAEVRGSEQGGYLQMLIEEEIKSLSMQLHDLDQLTRYNSLAYHYEKTLGKNKRIYRVV
- a CDS encoding Rrf2 family transcriptional regulator produces the protein MKQISSRFSIAVHILSLIAVSSKDCTGDFIAGSVNTNPVIIRRIMGMLKKAGLVDVRPGVGGATLLKELDEITLLDVYRAVEVIEEGQLFNFHDEPNPDCPVGRNIEAALRSELDAAQSAMEQRLAQVSLSRLIAQFE
- a CDS encoding phospholipase B family protein, with protein sequence MKKLFKSGFVKLGLIVVIAGGAAAYWLMPPVAKVESAELGEGFNVKFKTNGTQIEQFQNQSWKPYFAKGVNMGAAVPGHFPGELEISKDDYMRWFEMIQDMGANVIRVYTILKPEFYESLVRYNAKHPDNPLFFIQGVWSPEEQLIAGQNAFDPKVKQKFEKEVREAVEAVYGNIDLEAEAHSGKASGNYVFNAGPYLMGWIVGTEWDPVMVDKTNKSNPGVADYKGEHFQSKPGANPFEKWLAEMVDITARTEAKHGWQHPIAFSNWVTTDPLEHPGEPLVAEDMVSVDPTHIEAVDWDAGYFASYHVYPYYPDFFTFDKSFQTMKNDQGEVDSYKTYLHKLKKYHNDMPVMITEFGVPASQGVAHTGMLGRNQGGHDDKTQGEIDADMFRQIHQEGYSGAILFTWQDEWFKKTWNTMHYDIPDRRAYWYNALTNESHFGVLGMYPSKDDVIHIDGDASDWDKLDNGDKAKLDMQIEGFNEIWATHDEGYLYLSAKLSEPLDLSKNSIYFGFDTLKGGNRHAPQLQGKTLDEGLETLIELDNKDKGQMMIASNYDFHTRFYGKLSNILAYDPKELQDDSGLFNPWKLVVNYLLEYPDSRVDHPFGDIEVGDLLRGTSDPQDPNYNSKAMWQAKGNVLEIRIPWMLLGFSDPSSLSAISYKDTGTKEFESVKVEGVRIVPWIVTKDSKEVIGLEGSNPYPVSKLPLYTWKRWEDIDVNYVERPKQSYSIMQKAMREVNQPASE
- a CDS encoding VOC family protein is translated as MKIIVTSIFVQDQDKALEFYTETLGFVKKHDVPVGEFRWITLVSPDEQDGIELLLEPNNHPAAKEYQKKIFADGIPATMFGVADVNNEYKRLLENGVKFTMEPTKMGELTIAVFDDTCGNLIQIAQK
- a CDS encoding SDR family oxidoreductase; this encodes MKIMVTGGTGKLGSMVMETLLETVPAKDLAVSVRNSEKAESLRIRGVDVRLGDFDRPDTLDKAFAGIDRLLIVSTDGDNETRIRQHAASVAAAQRANVEFIAYTSLANASENTIFLAPVHRATEEAIVKTGIPYSFLRNNWYLENETGSIQAVLGGAPWLTSAGSGKVGWATRQDYAHAAAAVLVGEGHENTVYELSGKLTTQEELAAALAGVLGREVPVQQVDDAAYAGIMSSAGVPEPVVPFLVGIQSAIREGALEVESRDFEKLLGRPAAPIEEGLRGIVSEIQS